In a genomic window of Vigna angularis cultivar LongXiaoDou No.4 chromosome 6, ASM1680809v1, whole genome shotgun sequence:
- the LOC108343479 gene encoding non-specific phospholipase C1, with the protein MALRRVSLSLFLLFLLISVSFGKKHKFSGPIKTVVVIVMENRSFDHVLGWLKPSRPDIDGLTGTESNPLSVEDAASPSVTVSDDALFIDVDPGHSFQAIREQIFGSNDTTANPAPMNGFAQQAEFILPGMAKTVMSGFKPETLPVYTKLATDFAVFDKWFASVPASTQPNRFYIHSATSHGAMSNVKKNLVLGFPQKTIFDSLNENGLTFGIYYQNIPATLFFKSLRKIKNAVKFHDYALKFKKHAQKGNLPNYVVVEQRYFDVEVLPANDDHPSHDVAEGQMFVKEVYEILRKSPQWKEMAVLITYDEHGGFYDHVATPVEGVPNPDGIIGPPPYYFGFDRLGVRVPTFLISPWIEKGTVIHEAEGPTPYSQYEHSSIPATVKKLFNLKSNFLTKRDAWAGTFEKYFHIRDTPRNDCPETLPDIKTLRDHGPREDSSLSEFQVEMIQLASQLNGDYVLNSYPNIGKTMTVKEANRYAEDAVKRFLEAAKAALKAGANESSIVTMRPSLTSRVAVGDNKKHVESY; encoded by the exons ATGGCTCTCCGGCGAGTATCCCTGTCActtttccttctcttcctcctcatctccGTCAGCTTCGGAAAGAAGCACAAATTCTCCGGTCCGATAAAAACCGTGGTGGTGATAGTGATGGAGAACCGCTCCTTTGACCACGTCCTTGGGTGGCTCAAACCCTCGCGCCCCGACATCGACGGCCTCACCGGCACCGAATCGAACCCTCTCTCCGTTGAGGACGCCGCCTCCCCCTCCGTCACCGTCTCCGACGACGCCCTCTTCATCGACGTCGACCCCGGCCACTCGTTCCAAGCAATCCGCGAGCAAATCTTCGGATCGAACGACACAACCGCAAATCCGGCCCCTATGAACGGCTTCGCGCAGCAAGCGGAGTTCATCCTTCCCGGCATGGCCAAAACAGTCATGAGCGGCTTCAAACCCGAAACCCTCCCCGTCTACACCAAACTGGCCACCGATTTTGCCGTTTTTGACAAGTGGTTCGCTTCGGTTCCGGCCTCGACCCAACCGAACCGGTTCTACATCCACTCTGCCACCTCCCACGGCGCCATGAGCAACGTCAAGAAGAACCTCGTCCTCGGCTTCCCCCAGAAAACCATCTTCGACTCCCTCAACGAGAACGGCCTCACCTTCGGCATCTACTACCAGAACATTCCCGCCACACTCTTCTTCAAGAGCCTCCGCAAGATCAAGAACGCGGTGAAGTTCCACGACTACGCCCTCAAGTTCAAGAAGCATGCCCAGAAGGGGAATCTCccgaactatgtggtggtggaACAGAGGTACTTCGACGTGGAGGTTTTGCCGGCCAACGACGACCATCCCTCGCATGACGTGGCGGAGGGGCAGATGTTTGTTAAGGAGGTGTATGAGATTTTGAGGAAGAGTCCTCAGTGGAAGGAGATGGCAGTGTTGATTACATATGATGAGCATGGAGGGTTTTACGATCATGTGGCTACGCCGGTGGAGGGCGTGCCTAACCCTGATGGGATCATTGGACCTCCACCCTATTACTTTGGGTTTGATAGGTTGGGGGTGAGGGTGCCCACTTTTCTTATCTCACCTTGGATCGAGAAGGGTACTG TGATTCATGAAGCAGAGGGTCCAACTCCATATTCTCAGTATGAGCATTCATCTATTCCCGCCACAGTGAAGAAgcttttcaatttaaaatccAATTTCTTGACAAAGAGAGATGCATGGGCTGGTACCTTTGAAAAGTACTTTCACATTCGTGACACTCCTCGAAACGATTGTCCAG AAACTCTTCCGGATATCAAGACACTAAGGGATCATGGACCAAGAGAAGACTCAAGTCTTTCAGAATTCCAAGTGGAAATGATCCAGCTTGCATCACAGCTGAATGGTGATTATGTACTGAACTCTTACCCAAACATTGGTAAAACCATGACTGTGAAAGAAGCAAACAGGTACGCAGAAGATGCAGTGAAGAGGTTCTTGGAAGCTGCAAAAGCTGCTCTTAAAGCTGGGGCTAATGAATCATCAATTGTCACAATGAGGCCTTCCCTCACAAGCAGAGTTGCAGTGGGAGATAACAAAAAACATGTAGAATCATACTGA